Proteins encoded together in one Aminipila butyrica window:
- the ruvA gene encoding Holliday junction branch migration protein RuvA, protein MLHFIKGTLAGQFSGGVVIETGGLGYEVYVPDNSAMYLAKEGQQVQVYTAMIVREDDISIYGFADRESLQLFRKLMTVNGVGAKAALAILSALPMGELQKAIIFEDAAALTKANGIGKKIAQRIVLELKDKLDGAEAISGGLSTEAVTGAQVNEKGEAVHALVALGYSKGEAVEALAGIPEQELTVEEYIKRALKRLC, encoded by the coding sequence ATGCTTCATTTTATAAAGGGAACCTTAGCCGGACAGTTTAGCGGCGGCGTAGTCATCGAGACTGGCGGTCTGGGATACGAGGTATACGTACCCGATAATTCTGCGATGTATCTGGCTAAGGAAGGGCAGCAAGTTCAGGTTTATACGGCGATGATTGTCCGGGAGGACGACATCAGCATTTACGGGTTTGCAGACCGGGAAAGCTTGCAGCTGTTTCGCAAGCTGATGACGGTAAACGGTGTAGGAGCTAAGGCAGCTTTGGCTATTTTGTCGGCGCTGCCTATGGGAGAGTTGCAAAAGGCCATCATCTTTGAAGATGCAGCGGCGTTGACCAAAGCCAACGGCATTGGCAAGAAGATTGCACAGCGAATTGTGCTGGAACTGAAGGACAAGCTGGATGGGGCAGAGGCCATTAGCGGTGGCTTGTCTACGGAGGCGGTGACTGGTGCTCAGGTCAATGAAAAAGGAGAAGCGGTTCACGCACTGGTGGCTTTGGGATACAGCAAGGGCGAGGCTGTGGAGGCGCTGGCAGGTATTCCTGAGCAGGAATTAACAGTGGAAGAATACATAAAGCGAGCCTTGAAAAGGTTGTGTTGA
- the ruvC gene encoding crossover junction endodeoxyribonuclease RuvC, which produces MRILGIDPGYAILGYGIIDMKGNHFEVCGYGAVTTEASMDMTDRLKCLYSSLMEIIVEYEPEVASVEELFFNTNVKTAIMVGQARGVAILACANSGMSIAEYTPLQIKQALVGYGRAEKKQVQAMVKTILNLKEVPKPDDTADALAAAICHGHSANSSQRLAKLLKAR; this is translated from the coding sequence ATGAGAATATTAGGCATTGACCCAGGTTACGCCATTCTGGGCTACGGAATTATAGATATGAAAGGCAACCATTTTGAGGTCTGTGGATATGGAGCGGTTACGACGGAGGCTTCTATGGACATGACCGACCGATTGAAATGCCTGTACAGTTCTTTGATGGAGATTATCGTGGAATATGAGCCGGAAGTAGCCTCTGTGGAAGAGCTGTTTTTTAACACCAACGTTAAAACCGCTATTATGGTGGGACAGGCCAGAGGAGTGGCTATTTTGGCTTGTGCTAACTCTGGCATGAGCATTGCTGAATACACACCGCTGCAAATTAAGCAGGCACTGGTAGGTTATGGCCGGGCAGAGAAAAAGCAGGTTCAGGCCATGGTCAAAACGATTCTAAATTTAAAAGAGGTACCTAAGCCCGACGATACGGCGGATGCCTTGGCGGCGGCTATCTGTCATGGTCATTCAGCCAATTCCAGCCAGCGGCTTGCCAAGTTGTTGAAAGCCCGATAA
- a CDS encoding arginine repressor — translation MRYSRQNKILDIINNFEVETQEKLASLLKESGYDVTQATISRDIKELQLIKVLSNSGKYKYALGNSIETPITDRFLKIFKETIRSVAHSYNLIIVKTLSGCGSAAGEAIDSLNVPHVVGSIAGDNTLLIIVDDAENVPALVEKFNDLLQ, via the coding sequence ATGCGTTATTCGAGGCAAAACAAAATATTGGACATCATCAATAATTTTGAAGTGGAAACACAGGAAAAGCTGGCATCTTTATTAAAAGAAAGCGGTTATGACGTGACCCAAGCCACCATTTCCCGGGATATCAAAGAATTACAGCTAATTAAGGTTCTGTCCAACAGCGGGAAGTACAAATACGCGCTGGGGAATTCCATCGAAACGCCTATTACCGACCGGTTTCTTAAAATATTTAAGGAAACGATTCGCAGTGTGGCACATTCCTACAATCTGATTATCGTCAAGACCTTGTCTGGATGCGGCAGTGCTGCCGGTGAAGCCATCGATTCATTGAACGTTCCCCACGTGGTTGGCTCCATTGCTGGAGACAACACCCTATTGATTATTGTGGACGATGCAGAAAATGTCCCGGCTTTAGTAGAAAAATTTAACGATTTATTGCAATAA
- the ruvB gene encoding Holliday junction branch migration DNA helicase RuvB — MDFMEYDERVTSVNQNQDEEAGEFTLRPKKLEDYIGQKTATDNLKIFIEAAQLRKEPLDHVLFYGPPGLGKTTLAGIIANELGVDLRITSGPAIDRAGDLAAILTNLNENDVLFIDEIHRLNRSVEEVLYSAMEDYALDIIIGKGPSARSIRLDLAKFTLIGATTRAGSLSAPLRDRFGVISKFELYTIDELKKIIKRSAGLLDIQVDEVSLEAMARRSRGTPRVANRMLKRVRDFSQVKGSGVIDLAITNATLKSLGVDEYGLESLDRELLRLIIQRFKGGPVGIDTIAASIGEDRVTIEDVYEPYLIQAGFLHRTQKGRMVSEQAYKHLGIQLPEQG, encoded by the coding sequence ATGGATTTTATGGAATATGATGAGCGGGTAACCTCGGTCAATCAGAACCAGGACGAAGAGGCGGGAGAATTCACCCTCCGTCCAAAAAAGTTAGAAGATTATATCGGCCAGAAGACCGCCACAGATAATTTGAAAATCTTTATTGAAGCGGCCCAACTACGGAAGGAGCCTTTGGACCATGTCCTTTTTTATGGGCCTCCGGGTTTAGGAAAAACCACCTTGGCGGGGATTATTGCCAATGAGCTAGGGGTGGATCTACGGATTACTTCCGGGCCGGCTATCGACCGGGCGGGAGATTTGGCCGCTATTCTTACCAACTTGAATGAGAACGATGTGTTGTTTATAGACGAGATTCACCGGTTGAATCGGTCAGTAGAGGAAGTCCTGTACTCGGCTATGGAGGATTACGCCTTGGACATCATCATCGGCAAGGGGCCTTCGGCCCGATCCATTCGCTTGGACTTGGCTAAATTCACATTGATTGGTGCGACAACCCGAGCAGGCAGTTTGTCGGCCCCTCTGAGAGATCGGTTTGGAGTAATCAGTAAATTTGAGCTCTACACGATAGACGAATTGAAGAAAATCATCAAGCGGTCGGCTGGACTTTTAGATATCCAGGTGGATGAGGTCTCTTTGGAAGCCATGGCCAGGCGTTCCCGGGGTACGCCCCGGGTGGCCAACCGCATGTTGAAACGAGTGCGGGACTTTAGCCAGGTAAAAGGCAGCGGAGTCATCGATTTGGCGATTACCAACGCCACCTTGAAATCCCTTGGTGTAGACGAATACGGCTTGGAATCCCTGGATCGAGAGCTGCTGCGGCTGATTATCCAGCGATTCAAAGGGGGGCCGGTGGGCATTGATACCATCGCCGCCTCGATTGGCGAAGACCGGGTAACCATCGAAGACGTGTACGAGCCCTATCTCATTCAGGCGGGGTTTTTACACCGGACTCAGAAGGGACGCATGGTGTCTGAACAGGCGTATAAGCATCTGGGCATCCAGCTTCCAGAACAGGGATAA